From one Anabas testudineus chromosome 18, fAnaTes1.2, whole genome shotgun sequence genomic stretch:
- the alpk1 gene encoding alpha-protein kinase 1 isoform X2, with protein MDSHEVGVLLEECLRAAEAASLQCKQPTEAERIDFCSCTDSLCAELASLLQEATDMKWPFVPEKWQYKQSVSANDKTNLSDLISKHLPELLAVLKASIVAQEASTALAVVFLVDRFLYWTDDSSRLLKITKLLHRRHRDAPVAPQLVIRQARVYLNSGKLQKAEYILSSLITNSGATGCWVYHSESDKALVQAVSVQVRGVILQKLGLWLEAAELIWASLVGFYALPQPDKKGIGTSLGILANILLSMNDEDFTAFRTNPHIELSLLGDDSHRLLSAAQAAKRAVIYSQYNSFYVLTGVAIQGTCLLSYGLLSKSEGELVTSKQELHTFLKTAYSLTVAHKWLGTPREVVAQATQTCQKGLAIFYDYCHADTEARDSLCAEIMNLVAQVKLLLQVEPFLNSDKGSFIPDSYRNIEGTSVNFTLEGFFKVMQRFHKYHASLCKTSNSKCKGTGDEIDGAKLCITALGTTIGTLNTECTTETSKVSADTPKHSDSSVVHPPHKPDLCTTIDSTDNVGSSWQNLSFSSSGSPRPSSSAYTQSSGVELEANPRNVSCLTTEIEDETSDGLMQTTDKNKAQNIHGYNSGISSQTVPRSAVPSTSSSSVSSDSEKFEVIQAGIETLDTVEDWIDDIASVAQIPSAAETTPQSLSQLNLSSSSISLTDSFSSQSSWEKISADLKSPTNGKHQPTSLSVEGPGKSSKSPESDGSFFLLDTVDSETSDSLHDPIYKNHTPGGEGPSSGPHPQEGLNVHPKMDTEIDSVSTKPDAKNVVVTPQPKFSHCASTETTDSSFEMLEDNSSGRCSEAPSTEKVNVPQRKNPSCYSCLKHNTLASAVPKAQYSLSRQDYQALLAGVCNECLLKRLHSNKTQFKLKEHRTAYSALHLKFSKATGLWTARETCVYIGKPMGVEGKQRAAIWVQFLHQEERLSSYVGKDYLKPKQIQFHLKDVERQMTAQYYVTEFNKSLYDKEVMAQIFYIPSEALLILNGDDIAGCVTVEPFMLGDFVKLTNNTGKKDKSFQATEYGLAFGHFTYLYSCCQEVVVDLQGWVTANGKGLTYLTDPQIHSIKTPRGPSNFAARGLRYFLEEQHGPECNSICQLLKLPPVVKQPHVPRY; from the exons ATGGACAGCCATGAGGTGGGGGTTTTACTGGAGGAGTgtctcagagcagcagaggcagcatcTCTGCAGTGCAAACAGCCCACTGAAGCAGAGAGGATCGacttctgcagctgcacag ACTCCCTTTGTGCAGAACTGGCCTCTCTCCTGCAAGAGGCAACGGATATGAAGTGGCCCTTTGTGCCAGAGAAGTGGCAGTATAAGCAGTCAGTCAGTGCTAATGACAAGACCAACCTGAGTGACCTCATCAGCAAACACCTACCTGAGCTACTG GCTGTTTTAAAGGCTTCCATCGTGGCTCAGGAGGCCTCTACAGCTTTGGCAGTGGTCTTCTTAGTGGACCGCTTCCTCTACTGGACGGATGATTCCAGCCGCCTGCTAAAGATCACCAAGTTACTCCACAGACGTCATCGTGACGCTCCTGTGGCACCTCAGCTGGTCATAAGACAGGCCAGGGTGTACCTCAACTCTG GCAAACTGCAGAAAGCAGAATACATCCTGAGCAGTCTCATTACTAACAGTGGGGCAACAG GTTGTTGGGTATACCACTCTGAAAGTGACAAGGCGCTAGTACAGGCTGTTAGTGTTCAAGTGCGTGGAGTGATTTTGCAGAAGCTAG GCCTGTGGCTGGAAGCTGCAGAGTTAATCTGGGCTTCTCTGGTTGGTTTCTACGCACTTCCTCAACCTGATAAAAAG GGAATTGGAACGTCTCTTGGAATACTAGCCAACATATTGCTGTCGATGAATGATGAGGACTTCACTGCTTTTAGGACAAATCCACACATTGAATTG TCTTTACTTGGGGATGATAGTCATCGTCTACTTTCAGCAGCCCAGGCAGCAAAAAGAGCAGTGATATACAGCCAGTACAATTCATTCTATGTGTTGACTGGTGTG GCAATTCAAGGGACCTGCTTGTTATCGTAC GGTCTACTCAGCAAATCAGAGGGTGAGCTGGTCACCAGTAAGCAGGAGCTTCACACCTTCCTCAAGACTGCATATTCTCTCACTGTTGCTCATAAATGGCTCGGCACTCCTCGGGAGGTTGTGGCGCAGGCGACACAAACTTGCCAAAAAGGATTGGCCATTTTCTATGACTACTGCCATGCAGACACAGAAGCCAGAGATAGCCTCTGTGCTGAGATCATGAATTTGGTTGCCCAAGTCAAGCTTCTGTTGCAAGTTGAACCTTTCCTTAACTCAGACAAGGGGTCTTTCATTCCGGATAGCTACAGAAACATCGAAGGTACATCAGTAAATTTTACTCTGGAAGGATTCTTTAAGGTGATGCAGAGATTCCACAAGTACCACGCATCACTGTGCAAGACCAGCAACTCCAAATGTAAGGGGACTGGAGATGAGATAGATGGAGCAAAGCTGTGTATAACTGCACTAGGGACAACTATTGGTACACTCAACACAGAATGTACCACCGAGACCAGCAAAGTGTCAGCAGATACACCCAAACATTCAGATTCATCTGTTGTGCATCCACCTCATAAGCCTGACCTGTGCACCACTATAGATAGCACAGATAACGTTGGCTCTTCGTGGCAGAACCTCTCCTTTAGTAGCTCTGGGTCTCCTCGACCCAGCAGCAGTGCATACACTCAAAGCAGTGGCGTCGAACTAGAAGCAAATCCAAGGAATGTGAGTTGTCTGACCACTGAGATCGAGGATGAAACATCTGATGGCTTAATGCAAAccactgacaaaaacaaggcACAAAATATTCATGGGTATAACTCTGGTATCAGTTCTCAAACAGTCCCAAGATCTGCAGTaccctccacttcctcctccagtgTGAGCAGTGATTCAGAAAAGTTCGAAGTAATTCAAGCTGGAATAGAAACACTGGACACTGTGGAGGACTGGATTGATGATATTGCCAGTGTGGCACAGATACCATCAGCAGCTGAAACAACACCACAGTCCTTATCCCAGCTGAATCTCAGTtcatcctccatctctctcactgACAGTTTCAGCTCCCAGTCATCATGGGAGAAAATCTCGGCTGACCTGAAGTCCCCTACAAACGGAAAGCATCAGCCAACTAGCCTATCAGTAGAAGGGCCCGGCAAAAGCAGCAAGTCACCCGAGTCTGATGGGAGCTTCTTCCTCTTGGACACTGTTGATTCTGAAACCAGCGATTCACTTCATGATCCCATATACAAGAACCACACACCTGGAGGGGAAGGACCTTCCTCTGGTCCACACCCTCAGGAGGGTCTTAATGTTCACCCAAAAATGGACACTGAGATTGATTCTGTATCAACCAAACCAGATGCTAAGAATGTTGTTGTAACACCACAGCCAAAGTTTTCCCATTGTGCCTCAACTGAAACCACAGATAGTTCATTTGAGATGCTGGAGGACAATTCAAGTGGACGGTGCAGTGAAGCCCCTTCTACAGAAAAAGTGAACGTTCCCCAGAGGAAGAACCCCTCATGCTACAGCTGCCTAAAGCACAACACTCTAGCTAGTGCTGTTCCTAAGGCCCAGTATTCCTTGTCACGTCAGGATTACCAAGCTCTTCTGGCTGGAGTTTGCAATGAATGCCTGCTGAAGAGGCTGCACAGTAACAAGACACAATTCAAACTTAAGGAGCACAGAACTGCTTACA GTGCCTTGCATTTAAAGTTCTCTAAAGCAACAGGTCTGTGGACAGCCAGGGAGACCTGTGTTTACATTGGAAAGCCAATGGGGGTGGAGGGCAAACAGAGAGCAGCCATATGGGTACAGTTTCTACACCAGGAGGAGAGATTAAGCAG CTACGTGGGGAAAGATTAtttgaaaccaaaacaaatccaGTTTCACCTAAAAGATGTGGAGAGACAGATGACGGCCCAGTACTATGTGACTGAATTCAATAAGAGTCTCTACGACAAAGAAGTCATGGCTCAGATCTTCTACATTCCCTCAGAAGCACTGTTG ATTTTGAATGGAGATGACATAGCGGGCTGTGTCACAGTGGAGCCATTCATGCTTGGAGATTTCGTCAAACTGACCAACAACACTGGAAAGAAGGACAAGAGTTTCCAGGCCACAGAATACGGCCTTGCCTTCGGGCACTTCACCTACCTGTACTCATGCTGCCAGGAAGTTGTTGTAGACcttcaag GATGGGTGACAGCCAATGGCAAAGGGCTGACCTACCTCACTGACCCACAAATCCACTCCATCAAAACCCCCAGGGGCCCTTCCAACTTTGCTGCCAGAGGTCTTAGGTACTTCCTGGAAGAGCAACATGGGCCAGAGTGCAACAGCATTTGTCAGCTGCTCAAACTACCTCCAGTGGTCAAACAGCCTCATGTTCCTAGATATTGA